From the genome of Miscanthus floridulus cultivar M001 chromosome 10, ASM1932011v1, whole genome shotgun sequence, one region includes:
- the LOC136488078 gene encoding transcription factor RF2b-like: MNAAEVGLLNLQTSGPQSPREASQQPARPARPQHPPLLSLPSLGHRHRRAKSEVAFRLPDDLGLGSGGGGGPDGDAFDEIGSEDDLFSTFMDIEKISSSGPSNRDRDRAAETSSPPRPKHRHSSSIDGSGLFFSPGIGSGAGKDAAVSLAEVMEAKNAMTPEQLAELAAIDPKRAKRETASMHRFTHQNMSSSSL, encoded by the exons ATGAATGCTGCTGAAGTGGGGCTTCTTAATTTGCAG ACTTCCGGCCCTCAAAGCCCGCGAGAAGCCTCACAGCAACCCGCAAGACCCGCAAGGCCGCAACACCCTCCTCTGCTCTCCCTTCCATCGCtgggccaccgccaccgccgagccAAATCTGAGGTTGCCTTCCGCCTCCCGGACGACCTGGGcctcggcagcggcggcggcggcggccccgaCGGCGACGCCTTCGACGAGATCGGCTCCGAGGACGACCTCTTCTCCACCTTCATGGACATCGAGAAGATCTCGTCCTCCGGGCCCTCCAACCGCGACCGCGACCGCGCCGCCGAGACCTCGTCTCCGCCGCGCCCCAAGCACCGCCATAGCAGCTCCATCGACGGCTCGGGCCTCTTCTTCTCGCCCGGCATCGGCAGTGGCGCGGGGAAGGATGCCGCGGTGTCGCTGGCCGAGGTCATGGAGGCCAAGAATGCcatgactcccgagcagctggcCGAGCTCGCGGCCATCGATCCCAAGCGCGCCAAGAG GGAAACTGCATCCATGCACAGATTTACCCACCAGAACATGAGCAGTTCAAGCCTTTGA